A window from Citrobacter amalonaticus encodes these proteins:
- a CDS encoding sensor domain-containing diguanylate cyclase, with translation MARHNRKLSFTTPILVSFTGIILSFLLIAIFITFTQKNDFLEDYHGINRNFTHNLAVNYTESLLRENDYILGRAATYFSRNDHLNDTVNLDPEQGLKTIMQLQTLMPSVSSISLVDIEGHYLRAPQVLNTERSTTFDVKSRPWFMDQAEASTFSNYTAPYIDYFTHHPTVTIYKPVISPEGKMKGTIAFHLDLTSMGYALRQMVAPVQGEFYVVDRDGKVVLHPDTGALFKQYVSKKTMSRMTSGEGHLYDPDTQDWYYYYSFTNPDWFVIYRVSDTTLVDLTRHETNIVVWGFALAAIIIALFGLYLRHASRTVLMNIINAIKTGDVKRAPRLEAMLSKAIESNKERELAYVRQATIDALTGCKNRRAFDSDIVALMNDHQPFVLALVDIDNFKFINDTWGHLNGDIVLRNVAREGIQIMQPAAVSVYRYGGEEFAVLFSGEQLNNAHTLLERWRIEVAQRSWREEGLHVTFSAGLGEWNLEAQEQLIMRVDEALYKAKQEGKNRIIVANR, from the coding sequence ATGGCACGTCATAACAGAAAACTTTCATTCACGACGCCAATATTGGTGAGCTTTACGGGGATCATACTCAGCTTTTTATTGATCGCCATATTCATAACTTTTACGCAAAAGAATGATTTTCTTGAAGATTATCATGGCATAAATCGGAATTTCACCCATAACCTGGCGGTGAACTATACCGAGTCTTTGCTACGCGAAAATGATTATATCCTTGGTCGGGCGGCGACCTACTTTTCTCGTAATGACCACCTGAACGACACGGTTAACCTTGACCCGGAACAGGGTCTGAAAACCATCATGCAATTGCAGACGCTGATGCCCTCAGTCTCCTCGATCTCATTGGTAGATATAGAAGGCCATTACCTGCGCGCGCCCCAAGTGCTAAATACCGAACGCAGCACAACATTCGACGTGAAATCGCGTCCCTGGTTTATGGATCAGGCTGAAGCCAGTACCTTTAGCAACTATACCGCCCCCTACATTGACTATTTTACGCACCACCCTACGGTGACGATCTACAAACCGGTCATCTCTCCCGAAGGGAAAATGAAAGGTACGATTGCGTTTCATCTTGATCTGACGTCAATGGGTTACGCATTGCGCCAGATGGTGGCTCCCGTCCAGGGCGAGTTCTATGTGGTCGACCGTGATGGAAAAGTGGTACTGCATCCGGATACAGGCGCGCTGTTTAAACAGTATGTCAGTAAAAAAACCATGAGCCGGATGACCAGCGGTGAAGGACATCTGTACGACCCGGACACTCAGGACTGGTACTACTACTATTCGTTCACCAACCCGGACTGGTTTGTGATTTATCGGGTTTCAGATACAACCCTCGTCGATCTGACACGTCATGAGACCAACATTGTGGTCTGGGGATTTGCCCTTGCGGCGATCATCATTGCGCTGTTTGGTCTCTATCTTCGCCACGCTTCACGCACGGTGCTGATGAATATCATCAACGCAATCAAGACCGGCGATGTGAAACGCGCACCGCGCCTTGAAGCAATGCTGAGCAAAGCTATCGAGTCCAATAAGGAGCGCGAACTGGCTTACGTTCGACAGGCGACCATTGATGCCCTGACCGGTTGTAAAAACCGCCGCGCTTTTGATAGCGATATCGTCGCGCTGATGAACGATCACCAACCGTTCGTCCTGGCACTGGTGGATATTGATAATTTTAAATTTATCAATGATACCTGGGGACATTTGAATGGCGACATCGTCCTGCGTAACGTCGCGCGCGAAGGGATTCAGATCATGCAACCCGCCGCCGTTTCTGTCTATCGCTATGGCGGTGAGGAGTTTGCCGTGCTGTTCTCGGGTGAGCAATTGAACAACGCGCATACCCTACTGGAACGCTGGCGCATTGAGGTCGCGCAGCGCTCATGGCGTGAAGAGGGTCTGCACGTCACCTTTAGCGCCGGACTCGGGGAATGGAATCTGGAAGCGCAGGAACAGCTGATCATGCGTGTAGATGAAGCGCTATACAAAGCCAAACAGGAAGGAAAAAACCGGATTATTGTCGCGAATCGCTGA